From a region of the Salvelinus fontinalis isolate EN_2023a chromosome 13, ASM2944872v1, whole genome shotgun sequence genome:
- the LOC129868973 gene encoding sialidase-3-like isoform X2, producing the protein MIVMRRGTQQNGSTQWSESQELLSACLPDHRTMNPCPVYEKNTKTIFLFFICILGNTPEHHQIWTGKNKAHLCYITSNDEGQSWSQTKDLTESVIGKTVRRWATFAVGPGHGIQMENGRLIIPTYAYYIHFKCFSFPFPFTVQPHALSIYSDDFGQTWQMGRMLQRKSCECEMAEIIDHEGSSHLYCNARHRGHRVEALSESSGVYFDKPRLAPRLVEPCHGGCQGSVIGFPAPEQGEEGMGGTTSSPVTSDTQTWLLFTHPTNKRTRKDLGVYLNRSPLHTSGWDRPWIVHSGPSGYSDLAYSEDTEHFACLMECGEKSELEQIAFVSFPLSDVMQTIDEKGNTF; encoded by the exons ATGATTGTTATGAGGAGAGGCACACAACAAAATGGATCCACTCAG TGGTCAGAATCCCAGGAGCTGTTATCAGCATGTTTACCAGACCACCGCACCATGAACCCCTGCCCGGTGTATGAAAAGAATACCAAGACTATATTTCTCTTTTTCATCTGCATTTTGGGGAACACTCCAGAGCACCATCAGATCTGGACAGGCAAGAATAAGGCCCACCTGTGTTACATCACCAGTAATGATGAGGGCCAGAGCTGGAGCCAGACAAAGGACTTGACAGAGAGTGTGATTGGCAAAACGGTCAGAAGGTGGGCTACATTTGCTGTGGGACCAGGCCATGGCATTCAAATGGAGAATGGAAGATTGATCATTCCTACCTATGCCTATTATATCCACTTCAAATGCttctccttccccttccccttcacGGTACAGCCACATGCTCTCTCAATATACAGTGACGACTTCGGTCAGACATGGCAAATGGGCAGGATGCTTCAAAGAAAGTCCTGTGAATGTGAGATGGCAGAGATCATAGACCACGAGGGCAGCAGTCACCTGTACTGCAACGCCCGCCATAGAGGTCACAGAGTGGAAGCTTTGAGTGAGAGCAGTGGGGTTTACTTTGACAAGCCCCGCTTGGCTCCAAGGTTAGTGGAGCCGTGCCATGGTGGTTGCCAAGGCAGTGTGATTGGCTTccctgcccctgagcaaggtgAAGAGGGCATGGGTGGTACCACATCATCACCAGTGACCTCAGACACGCAAACCTGGCTACTCTTCACCCACCCGACCAATAAGAGGACGAGGAAAGACTTGGGGGTGTATTTGAACCGTTCCCCACTGCACACGTCAGGTTGGGACCGGCCCTGGATCGTCCACAGTGGACCCAGTGGCTACTCAGACCTGGCCTACAGTGAGGACACTGAGCACTTTGCTTGCCTGATGGAATGTGGTGAGAAAAGTGAGCTTGAACAGATTGCCTTTGTGTCTTTTCCCCTCAGTGATGTCATGCAGACCATTGACGAGAAAGGAAATAccttctag
- the LOC129868973 gene encoding sialidase-3-like isoform X1: MGNTSSRSYFPGIKMQPAKTTLFKQEQTGTTYRIPALIYLKESQTFLAFTEKRSSPSDSDAKMIVMRRGTQQNGSTQWSESQELLSACLPDHRTMNPCPVYEKNTKTIFLFFICILGNTPEHHQIWTGKNKAHLCYITSNDEGQSWSQTKDLTESVIGKTVRRWATFAVGPGHGIQMENGRLIIPTYAYYIHFKCFSFPFPFTVQPHALSIYSDDFGQTWQMGRMLQRKSCECEMAEIIDHEGSSHLYCNARHRGHRVEALSESSGVYFDKPRLAPRLVEPCHGGCQGSVIGFPAPEQGEEGMGGTTSSPVTSDTQTWLLFTHPTNKRTRKDLGVYLNRSPLHTSGWDRPWIVHSGPSGYSDLAYSEDTEHFACLMECGEKSELEQIAFVSFPLSDVMQTIDEKGNTF; the protein is encoded by the exons ATGGGGAATACCTCATCAAGGAGTTATTTCCCGGGAATCAAAATGCAACCTGCTAAAACGACTCTGTTCAAACAGGAGCAAACTGGGACGACATACAGAATCCCAGCTCTCATCTACCTAAAAGAGAGTCAGACATTCCTTGCCTTTACAGAGAAGCGCTCTTCCCCCAGTGACAGTGATGCAAAAATGATTGTTATGAGGAGAGGCACACAACAAAATGGATCCACTCAG TGGTCAGAATCCCAGGAGCTGTTATCAGCATGTTTACCAGACCACCGCACCATGAACCCCTGCCCGGTGTATGAAAAGAATACCAAGACTATATTTCTCTTTTTCATCTGCATTTTGGGGAACACTCCAGAGCACCATCAGATCTGGACAGGCAAGAATAAGGCCCACCTGTGTTACATCACCAGTAATGATGAGGGCCAGAGCTGGAGCCAGACAAAGGACTTGACAGAGAGTGTGATTGGCAAAACGGTCAGAAGGTGGGCTACATTTGCTGTGGGACCAGGCCATGGCATTCAAATGGAGAATGGAAGATTGATCATTCCTACCTATGCCTATTATATCCACTTCAAATGCttctccttccccttccccttcacGGTACAGCCACATGCTCTCTCAATATACAGTGACGACTTCGGTCAGACATGGCAAATGGGCAGGATGCTTCAAAGAAAGTCCTGTGAATGTGAGATGGCAGAGATCATAGACCACGAGGGCAGCAGTCACCTGTACTGCAACGCCCGCCATAGAGGTCACAGAGTGGAAGCTTTGAGTGAGAGCAGTGGGGTTTACTTTGACAAGCCCCGCTTGGCTCCAAGGTTAGTGGAGCCGTGCCATGGTGGTTGCCAAGGCAGTGTGATTGGCTTccctgcccctgagcaaggtgAAGAGGGCATGGGTGGTACCACATCATCACCAGTGACCTCAGACACGCAAACCTGGCTACTCTTCACCCACCCGACCAATAAGAGGACGAGGAAAGACTTGGGGGTGTATTTGAACCGTTCCCCACTGCACACGTCAGGTTGGGACCGGCCCTGGATCGTCCACAGTGGACCCAGTGGCTACTCAGACCTGGCCTACAGTGAGGACACTGAGCACTTTGCTTGCCTGATGGAATGTGGTGAGAAAAGTGAGCTTGAACAGATTGCCTTTGTGTCTTTTCCCCTCAGTGATGTCATGCAGACCATTGACGAGAAAGGAAATAccttctag